CTGCCAGTTCAGGGCCGCCACGCCAGGGTCACCGAACGCCGTCGCCGACCCCTCGGCCGCCTGCACGAGCCGCACCGCCTGCCTGTCCTGCACGTCGACCGCCGGCAACAGTTCGAGATGGTCCGCCACCGCCAGACCGTAGTGGCGGCCGCCACTCGTGCTCGGAGAAAGGCCGAGGAGAACGGAGAACCCCCGAACCGAGGTTCGGGGGTGTCCGACGAAATCCGAATCGTGCGCGAGGGGGGACTTGAACCCCCACACCCTTACGGGCACAGGCACCTGAAGCCTGCGCGTCTGCCAATTCCGCCACTCGCGCGTGGCCGTACACCGAAGTGAACGTGTGACGAGGCTAGCGCGCCCGTCGCAGGTTTCGACCGCGTTTGCGGGGTGCCCGCTTCGCGATTCTCGCGCAGCGCTAGCCTCCACGGCGTGGGTCTGCGATCAGTGGAACGACGCCTCGAGCGTTTTGTCGAAGGCACGGTCGGACGGTTCTTCCGCGGCGGTGTGCGCCCGGTCGAGATCGGCCACCGCATCGCCCGCGAGATGGCCGACTCCCGCAGTGTCGGCGTCAAGGGCCAACCCGTGGTGGCCAACCACTTCTCGGTGCGCCTCGCCGCGTCGGATCTCGAACGCTTCGCCGAGGTGAAGGACTCGCTCATCCGCGAGCTGTGCGACGCCACCCGCGAACACGCCCGCGAAGAGGGCTGGACGTTCATGGGCCCGGTGCAGATCGAGATCGAGGGCGACGAGGCCCTGCGAGGAGGAGCGGTCAACGTCACCGGACGGATGAAGGAGGCCGACGGCGGCGTCGGCGTGTTGCACCTCCCCACCGGGCAACCGGTGGTCCTCGGCGAGTTCATCGTCACGATGGGACGGTTGGCCGAGTGCACGATCTCGTTCGACGACCCCAACATCAGCCGCGAACACGCTCAGATCCGGCCGGAGGGTGACGGCTTCATTCTCACCGACAACGGCTCCACCAACGGCACGCTCGTGAACGGCGTGGCCATCACCTCGCACCGTCTGGTCGACGGCGACCGTATCGATCTCGGCGCCACCACCATGGAGTTCCGCGCCGGCTGACCCCGGCGGGAACGCGTCCCGTCCGGCCGCGTCACTTCTGACGTGGCCGACAGCGTTAGTCTCGGCGGACCGTGTCGGACCAGCTCTTCATCGTCCTTCGGGTGTGCCTTCTTGCCCTCGTCTACCTCGTCTTCCTGCGCGTCCTGCGGGCCGTCTGGGTCGAGCTCCGAGCCGAGTCGTCCATCCCCGTGGGTGCCGCCGCGCCCACCGCGTCGCCGCGACCTCGTCCGGCGGCTGCGCCGACGCCGCCCCGGTCAGGATCCACGATGGTCTCCACCGACGCATCCCGGCTCATGGTGATCGCTCCGGCCGGCTTGGCCGGACGCAGCTTCACGCTCGCCGGCGAGACCACCATCGGACGTGGTGCCGGCTGTGGCGTGTCGATCGACGACGCCCACGTGTCGAAGCTGCACGCCCGCCTGTGGCCCAGCGACGGCGGCTGGTTGCTCGAGGACCTGGGGTCGACCAACGGCACGCAGCTCGACGGCACGCTGCTCACTGCACCCGCCCCGCTCGGTGTGGGCAGTCGCATCACGATCGGCGAGATCGTGTTGGAGCTCGCATGATCGAGTTCCGTTGGGGTACCGCCACCGACGTCGGGCGGGTCCGATCCGCCAATCAGGATCAGCTCCTCACCGTCGACCCCGTGTTCGTCGTCGCCGACGGCATGGGCGGTCACAACGGCGGCGAGGTGGCCGCCGCGATCGCGGTCGACGAGATGGCGAAGGTCGGCGTGGTCAGAACGCTCGACGAGCTGAGCGAGGCCGTTCAGGTCGCCAACCGCGAGATCGTCGACCGCTCGAAACTCGAACCCGGGCTGCGGGGAATGGGCACGACGCTGGTGGCGCTCGTCGGAATGACCACGGGCGACGTGTCGCGGCTGGGTGTGGCCAACGTCGGTGATTCGCGGCTGTATCTGCGTGGCGCCGACGAGTTGGTGCAGGTCACCGAGGACCACACGCTCGTCGAGGCGCTGGTGCGCGACGGCCGCCTCACCGCAGAAGAGGCACTCGATCATCCCCAGCGCAACATCGTCACCCGTGCGCTCGGCATCGACGACAAGGTGCTCGTCGACACGTGGGAGCTGGCCCCGGTCGCCGGCGATCGCTACCTGCTCTGCAGCGACGGCCTGTTCAACGAGCTGACGCCCGCGGAGATCCTGGCGATGCTGCGCGACATCGACGATCCGTCCGAAGCCGCCGTGTCGCTGGTCAACGGTGCCTGCGACGCCGGGGGCCGCGACAACGTCACGGTCGTCATCGTCGATGTCGTCGAGATCGACCGGGACGACGACGCGGCAGGCACGACGGTCGACGACGTACCCGCCGACCGGGTCGTCTCGACCCGCAAGGCGGTGCCCGACAGCGTGCTGCGCGTCGACCCACCGGTCGCCACCGGCCCGAACGACCCGCATCCCGACGAGATCCTGGTCGATCGCCGCAGCAGTTCGTCCTTCTTCACCTGGCGGCTCGGTCTCTTCGTCGCCACGGTGCTGTTGGTGCTCGGCATCCTCGCGTCATCGGTTGTCGCCTACGCCCGTTCGGCCTACTTCGTCGGCATCGACGGCGAAACGGTGGTGATCTACCGCGGCCGGCCCGACGGCGTCCTGTGGTTCGACCCCACGCTCGAGGAGCCGCTCACCCTGACGGTCTCCGAACTCGATTCCGACGATCTCGACGATGTCGCCGGCGGCGTCGAGTTCGACACGCTCGACGAGGCGCGGGCCTATGCCGACGTGCTGCTCGAGCGGGCTGCGACCGACGACCCGTGACCGCCACCGCGCGCCGGCCCGCCGTGCGCCCCCAGATCGCGGCAGTCCGGCCCCGCCGCGTCGAACTCGGTCTGATCGCGCTGATCGCGATCGTCGTGGTGTCGGCTTACGGTCTGGCCAGCCTCGGCGAATCCGCGTCGGTGCCCGCCGACATCGGACCGTTCCTCGCGTGGATGCTCGGCCTGTTCTTCTTCGTGCACCTCGCCGTCCGCCGGTTCGCGGCGGCCGCCGACCCGGTGCTGCTGCCGATGGCGTTGCTGCTCAACGGCATCGGCTACGTGATGATCGCCCGCCTCGGCGAGGACGTCGGCGGCGGCCTCGCCGGTCTCCAGTCGGTCTGGACCGCAGTCGGCATCGCTGCGTTCGTCGCCACCCTGATCCTGGTCCCCCGGGTTCGGGAGCTGGCGCAGTACCGGTACCTGTTGGGTGTCGGCGGTCTGGTGTTGCTCGCGCTCCCGCTCCTGCCGATCGGTGTGGAGATCCGTGGCGCCCGAATCTGGGTGAGCATCGGGCCGGTCAACTTCCAGCCCGGCGAATTCGCGAAGATCGCACTCGCGCTCTTCTTCGCGTCCTATCTCGTCGACGCCCACGAGCTCATCAAGAACCGAATCGAGTTGCGCGATCTCGCCCCGATCGGCGCGGCATGGGCTGCGTCGGTCGGTGTGATGGTCCTCGAGCGTGACCTGGGGTCCTCGATGCTCGTGTTCGCCCTCTTCGTCGTCATGATGTGGGTGGCAACCGAACGCACATTGTTCGTAGGGCTCGGCGTCGCGCTTTTCGCAGCGGCCGGTGTCGTCGCCTTCCAGCTGTTCGCCCACGTGGAACGGCGAATCGACGCCTGGCTCGACCCGTGGGCCGACCCCCAGGACACCGGGTTCCAGATCATCCAGGCCACCTACTCGATGGCGGAGGGTGGTCTCACCGGAACCGGCCTGGGACGAGGAGAGCCCGATCGCGTACCGGTCGCGGAGAGCGATTTCATCTTCTCGGCCATCGGTGAGGAGCTCGGCCTCGCCGGGACGACTGCGATCCTGATGGCGTTCCTGATCGTGATCGGTTCGGGTCTGCGGATCGCCATCCGGGCGACCCGGCCCTTCGAGAAGCTGCTCGCCGTCGGCCTCACCACGCTGCTCGGATTCCAGGCCTTCATCATCATGGGTGGCGTGGTTCGCCTCGTCCCGTTGACCGGCGTGACGCTGCCGTTCGTCTCCTACGGCGGCTCGGCGTTGGTGTCGAACTACATCGTCCTGGCCCTCTTGATGCGGCTCTCCCACGAGCAACGTGTCGTGTCGCCGTCGTCCTCGGGAACGTCGCGATGAACCGCCGCATCCGCAATCTCGGCGCCGCGTTCATCGTGATGTACGCGGTGCTGTTCGCCCAACTCAACCGGGTGCAGTTCGTGCAGGCCGACGACTACAAGACGCACGAGGGCAACGTGCGGCCGCAGCTGCGGGCGTTCGGTCAGGAGCGCGGCGACATCGTGACCGCCGACGGTGTCGTCGCCGCGTTCTCGGTGCCGGTCGAGGCGGGAGAGATCGAGTTCCGGCGGGACTACCCGACCGGCGACCGCTACGCCCACATCGTCGGCTACCAGTCGTTCAACCAGGGCGCCTTCGGGCTCGAACGGCAGTACAACGACCAGCTGGCCGGGGCCCGGCTCGACCAGCAGTTCGACTCGCTGAAGGATCTCTTCGTCGATCGTGACACCACCGGCACCGTGGTGATGACCCTGCGCGACGACATCCAACAGGCGGCGGCGGCCGCCCTCGGCGAGCGCAACGGTTCCGTCGTCGCCGTGGACCCCCGCACCGGCGAGGTACTCGCCATGTGGACGTATCCGAGCTTCGACCCCAACCTGCTCTCCGGGCTCGACGGACCCGCCGTCAACGCCGCGTACCAGACGCTGCTGAACGACCCCGAGAATCCGTTGTTGGCCAAGTCGTTCCGCGAAGTCTTCTTCCCCGGTTCGACGTTCAAGGTGGTGACCGCGGCCAGTGCGCTCGAGTCCGGTGACATCACCCTCACCGAGCCGGTCTGGCCCGACAGCTCCGGCTATGAGCCGCTGCCCGCCGGATCCCTGATCCGCAACTTCGGTGGTTCGACCTGCGGCGGCGACCTGATGCTGGCACTCCAACGGTCCTGCAACGCGACCTTCGCCGAGATCGGGGCCGAGTGGCTCGGTCCCGACGCGATGATCCGCACGGCCGAGAACTTCGGTTTCAACGCCGACCCGGTCATCGATCTGCCCGACGCCGCCCGGTCACAGTTCCCGACCGACTACGGCGCCTACATCGCCGACCTCGACGCCTACCAGCCCGAGGGAAGCCCTCCGCTGATCAACGGCGACACCCCGATCCACGAGAACTCCGCGATCCTCGCCCAGGCCGCCATCGGGCAGAACGACGTCAAGGCCACCCCCTTGCAGATGGCCATAGTGGCCGCCGCGATCGCCAACGACGGCCTGATGATGAGGCCGCACGTGGTCGCCGAGGTGCAGTCGGCCGACGGTGACGTCTACGACACCGTCGAGCCGTCGCTGTGGCGCGTCGCCATGTCCCCGGGTGTGGCGAGCGAGCTCCAGCGGGCGATGGTCAACGTGGCCGAGAACGGAACCGCCGGGGGGATGCAGGTGGGTGGGCTCACCGTGGGCGGCAAGACCGGCACCGCCCAGCTCGGCACCACTCCGGCCAGTTCCCACGCCTGGGTGGTCGGTTTCGCGGGCCCGCCGGGCATGCCGGCCGAGATCGCGGTGGCCGTTCTGGTCGAGGCCCAGCCCGGCGCCAGCGAACAGACCGGCGGCACCGTGGCCGCCCCGATCGCCCAGGCCGTGTTCGAGGCCGCCTTCGCCGCGTCGGGCAACTGACGCCGTGTTCGACCCCATCCGCCCTGCGCACGGGACCTGCACCGATCCCGTGCCACTGCACAGTTAGAATCTCTCGTCATGTCCGATCAGGGCCCCACCGTCTTCAACGGACGCTACGAACTGCTGCGCCACATCGCCCGTGGCGGGATGGCCGACGTCTATCTCGCCCGCGATGAGCTGCTCGACCGGGAGGTCGCGCTCAAGGTGCTCTTCCCGGAGTTCGCCAACGATCCCAACTTCGTCGAGCGATTCCGGCGCGAGGCCCAGGCCGCCGCCAACCTGAACCACCCCAACATCGTGGGCATCTACGACTGGGGTCAGGAGCGCGGCACCTACTACATCGTGATGGAACACGTGTCGGGCCGCAGCATGTCCGACGTGCTGCGTTCCACCGGTCCGTTGCAGCCCGACCGGGCCGCGGAGATCGCCGCCGACGTGGCCGCCGCGTTGTCCACCGCACACCAGGCCGGCCTGGTGCATCGCGACGTCAAGCTCGGCAACATCCTCGTGTCCGACGGCGGCAACGTGAAGGTGGCCGACTTCGGCATCGCCACCGCGCTGGCCGGCGGCACCGACGCGGGTCTCACCCAGCACGGGTCCGTGATGGGCACCGCCACCTACTTCTCGCCCGAGCAGGCGCAGGGCAAGCAGGTCGACGGGCGCAGCGACCTCTACTCCCTCGGTGTGGTGCTCTACGAGATGCTGGCCGGAGTGCCGCCGTTCCAGGCCGAGACACCGATCGCCGTCGCCTACAAGCACGTGCAGGAGAAGCCCGAAACGCTGATCGAACGCGGCGTCCCGGTGGCCAAGTCGCTCAACGCGATCACCATGAAGCTGCTGGCCAAGAACCCGGCCAACCGCTATCCCACCGCCGAGGACCTCCGCAACGACCTGCGTCGCTACCTGTCGGGCGCCCACCAGGTACCCGGCGCCGCTGCGGCAGCAGCAGCCGCCGCCGGAGCCGGAGCCGCCGGAGCCGCAGCTGCGGCGCCCGCGCCCGACTCGGCCCCGGTCGATGCCACCACGGTCGTGCCCACCACCCCGGCCGCGAGTCCCACGGTCGACGCCACGATGATCGGGGCCCCGGCGGCCCAGCCCGGCGCGGGACTCGATCCTGCGGCGGCCGCGGCCCAATACGCCCAGGGCGGCTACTACTACGACGACGAGCCGGCCGGCGATGACGACTGGAAACGCACCGCCGCGCTGTTGGTCGGTCTCGGCGTGCTGATCTTCATCCTGGGATTCCTCACCATCGCCTTCGGCCGTCAACTCGGCCTCTTCGGTGACGATGGGGGCGACGCGGGCGAGGAGGTCGTCGACAAGGTCGATGTGCCCAATCTCGAAGGAATGACGGCCCTCGAGGCCGAGGCGGCCCTACGCGAGCTCGGCCTCGTGCCCACCCAGACCGAGCAACGCAACGACAGCGTCGACGCCGGCATCGTCTTCGGCCAGTTGCCCCCGGCCGGGCAGAAGCTCGACCCGGGTGAGTCGGTCGAGATCGTCGTGAGCACCGGCAGGGCCCTCACGGTGCCGTCGGTCGTGGGGAGATCGCAGGAGGACGCCACACGAATACTGAACGAGGCCGGTTACACGGTCGATCCCCGCGACGAGTCCAACGTGCAGGACGTCGGCACGGTCGTCAGCCAGACGCCGACGGCGGGCACCGAACTCGATCTCGATCAGCCGGTCATCATCAACGTCTCGACGGGGCCGGCCCAGGTCGTGGTGCCGGATCTGAAGGGCAAGTCGGTCCCGCAGGCCGTGCGCGAGCTCCAGGAACTGGGGTTCGTCGTCGCGGACGACACCATCGAGGAGCCGTCCGACTCGATCACTGCCGGCAACGTCACCCGCACCGACCCGGCGGCCAACAGCATCGAGGCCGACGGGTCGATCATCACGCTCTACACCTCGTCGGGCGTGGAGCAGATCGCCGTGCCGCGAGTGATCGGACTGTTCTACGACACCGCCGAGTCCACCCTGCGCAGCCTGGGCCTCGAGCCGGTGGTCGAGTTCCGCCAGGTGCCGTTCGGTGATCCCCAGGTCGGTCTCGTGATCGAACAGAGCCCCGCCAACTTCACCGAGGTCGACAAGGGCACCGAAGTGGTGATCGTCGTCGGGGAAGCGGCGCCGGAACCCACCACGACCACGACGACCACGACGACGACGACGACCGAGCCGCCCGACGACGAGTGACGCTCAGGCTCGGGCGGTCGAGCTGCAGCGGGCCAGGAAGTTCGCCAGCAGGTCGTGGCCCGACGCGGTGAGCACGGATTCGGGGTGGAACTGCACGCCTTCCACGTCGAGCTCGCGATGACGCAGGCCCATGATGAGGCCGTCGTCGGATTCGGCGGTGATCTCGAGGCAGTCGGGCAGCGACGCCCGATCGACGATCAGTGAGTGGTAGCGGGTGGCCTCGAGTGGGTTGGGGAGACCGGCGAACACGCCGACGTCGTGGTGGCGGATGAACGACGTCTTGCCGTGCATGACCTCGGGAGCCCGGATCACCTCGCCGCCGTAGACCTGGCCCATGGCCTGCATACCGAGGCACACACCGAAGATCGGCAGCGTGCCCGAGAGTTCCTCGAGCACCGGGATGGACACGCCGGAGTCGTCGGGCGTGCCGGGGCCGGGCGAGATGAGGATGCCGTCGGGATCGAGCTCGCGGATGCCGTCGAGGTCGATCTCGTCGTGGCGGTAGACCACCGGCGTGGCACCGAGCTCGCCGAGATACTGCACGAGGATGTAGACGAACGAGTCGTAGTTGTCGATCACCAGGATCGTCGGCGAGTTACTCACGCCGGGGAACCTACCGCCGTTCTGGTCCGTGAGCCGACTGCTTTCGGGGCCGCCGACGGACCAGAACGAGAGCGGCGGCACCGAGGCCGATGGCGAGCACCGGGTAAAGGAAGAAGGCGACGTCGCCCGCCATGCTCCCTTCGCAGTAGCGCGGCATCCCCGGCGCGTGCTCGTAGTGCGTTGCGACACAGGCGACCTCGCTGGCGGCGGTGCCGATGCTCGCGACCAGCGACCACCCGACGAGCACGTAGACCGCGGCCCAGAAGCTCACCTCTCCGACCGTCACGGGTCGGATGGTGGGTCAGTCCTCGGTGGCGGCGTTGTCGGGCTTCACGGCCGCGACGAGTCCGGCCAGTTCGCTCTGCTGCGCCCGTTCGGCCTCGACTCGGTTCTTCTCGCCGGTCTCGATGGCGCCGAGGACATGGATGGCGATGTCGGCCACCCGGACCTCGTCCTCTTCCTTGCCCGCGGCCTTCACGCCGTCGTCCATCATCACGTAGCAGAACGGACACGCCGTCGCGACCTGGGTGGCACCGGTGGCGACGAGCTCCCGGGCTCGGACGTCGTTGACCTTCTCGCCAACGGACTCCTCCATCCACATGCGGGCGCCGCCGGCGCCACAGCACATCCCCTTGGTGCCGTTGCGTTCGGCTTCGACGATCTCGATGCCGCCGAGCTTGCCCAGCACCTTGCGAGGGGCCATGTAGACGTCGTTGTGGCGGCCCAGGTAGCAGCTGTCGTGGTAGACGACGCGCTCCTCGAGTTCGGCACCGTCGAGATCGAGGCGGCCCTGGTCGACCAGCCATTCGAGGAACTGCGAGTGGTGCACGACCTCGTAGTGACCGCCGAGCTGGGGGTATTCGTTGGCCAGCGTGTTGAAGCAGTGCGGACACTGGGTGACGATCTTCTTCACGCCCATGTTGTTGAGCGTCTCGATGTTCTGGCTCGCCAGCATCTGGAACAGGTACTCGTTGCCGGAGCGACGGGCGGAATCGCCCGTGCAGCTCTCGGCCGGACCGAGGATGGCGAAGTCGACGTCGGCGCGCTGCATGAGCTTCGCCATGGCCTGGGTGACCTTCTTGTTCTTGTCGTCGAACGATCCGGCGCAGCCGACCCAGTAGAGATACTCGGCCTCGATGGGGTCGGAACCGTCGATGACGTTGATGCCCTCGACGCCAGTGGTCCAGTCGGCTCGCTCGCTCTGGCTGATGCCCCACGGGTTGGCGGAGTTCTCCATCGAGCGGAACGCGGTGCCCAGTTCGCTCGGGAAGTCGGACTCCATCAGCGTGAGGTAGCGCCGCATGTCGAGGATCTTGTCGAGGATCTCGATGTTGACCGGGCAGATCTCGTCGCAGGCCTTGCACGTCGTGCAGGCCCAGAGCTCTTCCTGGGTGACTCGATCGAACATCCAGTTGGCGGGCACGGTGATGTCGTCGTCGACGCCGATGGGGGGCGACACCGCAGGGTCGCCGGTGCGGGCCATGACCTCGCCGGTCTTGAGCACGATCTCACGCGGATCGAGGGACTTGCCGGTGGCGTGGGCCGGGCAGACCGAG
This is a stretch of genomic DNA from Acidimicrobiales bacterium. It encodes these proteins:
- a CDS encoding DUF3662 and FHA domain-containing protein; translation: MGLRSVERRLERFVEGTVGRFFRGGVRPVEIGHRIAREMADSRSVGVKGQPVVANHFSVRLAASDLERFAEVKDSLIRELCDATREHAREEGWTFMGPVQIEIEGDEALRGGAVNVTGRMKEADGGVGVLHLPTGQPVVLGEFIVTMGRLAECTISFDDPNISREHAQIRPEGDGFILTDNGSTNGTLVNGVAITSHRLVDGDRIDLGATTMEFRAG
- a CDS encoding FHA domain-containing protein; translated protein: MSDQLFIVLRVCLLALVYLVFLRVLRAVWVELRAESSIPVGAAAPTASPRPRPAAAPTPPRSGSTMVSTDASRLMVIAPAGLAGRSFTLAGETTIGRGAGCGVSIDDAHVSKLHARLWPSDGGWLLEDLGSTNGTQLDGTLLTAPAPLGVGSRITIGEIVLELA
- a CDS encoding protein phosphatase 2C domain-containing protein, whose product is MIEFRWGTATDVGRVRSANQDQLLTVDPVFVVADGMGGHNGGEVAAAIAVDEMAKVGVVRTLDELSEAVQVANREIVDRSKLEPGLRGMGTTLVALVGMTTGDVSRLGVANVGDSRLYLRGADELVQVTEDHTLVEALVRDGRLTAEEALDHPQRNIVTRALGIDDKVLVDTWELAPVAGDRYLLCSDGLFNELTPAEILAMLRDIDDPSEAAVSLVNGACDAGGRDNVTVVIVDVVEIDRDDDAAGTTVDDVPADRVVSTRKAVPDSVLRVDPPVATGPNDPHPDEILVDRRSSSSFFTWRLGLFVATVLLVLGILASSVVAYARSAYFVGIDGETVVIYRGRPDGVLWFDPTLEEPLTLTVSELDSDDLDDVAGGVEFDTLDEARAYADVLLERAATDDP
- a CDS encoding FtsW/RodA/SpoVE family cell cycle protein, with amino-acid sequence MTATARRPAVRPQIAAVRPRRVELGLIALIAIVVVSAYGLASLGESASVPADIGPFLAWMLGLFFFVHLAVRRFAAAADPVLLPMALLLNGIGYVMIARLGEDVGGGLAGLQSVWTAVGIAAFVATLILVPRVRELAQYRYLLGVGGLVLLALPLLPIGVEIRGARIWVSIGPVNFQPGEFAKIALALFFASYLVDAHELIKNRIELRDLAPIGAAWAASVGVMVLERDLGSSMLVFALFVVMMWVATERTLFVGLGVALFAAAGVVAFQLFAHVERRIDAWLDPWADPQDTGFQIIQATYSMAEGGLTGTGLGRGEPDRVPVAESDFIFSAIGEELGLAGTTAILMAFLIVIGSGLRIAIRATRPFEKLLAVGLTTLLGFQAFIIMGGVVRLVPLTGVTLPFVSYGGSALVSNYIVLALLMRLSHEQRVVSPSSSGTSR
- a CDS encoding penicillin-binding protein 2; protein product: MNRRIRNLGAAFIVMYAVLFAQLNRVQFVQADDYKTHEGNVRPQLRAFGQERGDIVTADGVVAAFSVPVEAGEIEFRRDYPTGDRYAHIVGYQSFNQGAFGLERQYNDQLAGARLDQQFDSLKDLFVDRDTTGTVVMTLRDDIQQAAAAALGERNGSVVAVDPRTGEVLAMWTYPSFDPNLLSGLDGPAVNAAYQTLLNDPENPLLAKSFREVFFPGSTFKVVTAASALESGDITLTEPVWPDSSGYEPLPAGSLIRNFGGSTCGGDLMLALQRSCNATFAEIGAEWLGPDAMIRTAENFGFNADPVIDLPDAARSQFPTDYGAYIADLDAYQPEGSPPLINGDTPIHENSAILAQAAIGQNDVKATPLQMAIVAAAIANDGLMMRPHVVAEVQSADGDVYDTVEPSLWRVAMSPGVASELQRAMVNVAENGTAGGMQVGGLTVGGKTGTAQLGTTPASSHAWVVGFAGPPGMPAEIAVAVLVEAQPGASEQTGGTVAAPIAQAVFEAAFAASGN
- the pknB gene encoding Stk1 family PASTA domain-containing Ser/Thr kinase; translation: MSDQGPTVFNGRYELLRHIARGGMADVYLARDELLDREVALKVLFPEFANDPNFVERFRREAQAAANLNHPNIVGIYDWGQERGTYYIVMEHVSGRSMSDVLRSTGPLQPDRAAEIAADVAAALSTAHQAGLVHRDVKLGNILVSDGGNVKVADFGIATALAGGTDAGLTQHGSVMGTATYFSPEQAQGKQVDGRSDLYSLGVVLYEMLAGVPPFQAETPIAVAYKHVQEKPETLIERGVPVAKSLNAITMKLLAKNPANRYPTAEDLRNDLRRYLSGAHQVPGAAAAAAAAAGAGAAGAAAAAPAPDSAPVDATTVVPTTPAASPTVDATMIGAPAAQPGAGLDPAAAAAQYAQGGYYYDDEPAGDDDWKRTAALLVGLGVLIFILGFLTIAFGRQLGLFGDDGGDAGEEVVDKVDVPNLEGMTALEAEAALRELGLVPTQTEQRNDSVDAGIVFGQLPPAGQKLDPGESVEIVVSTGRALTVPSVVGRSQEDATRILNEAGYTVDPRDESNVQDVGTVVSQTPTAGTELDLDQPVIINVSTGPAQVVVPDLKGKSVPQAVRELQELGFVVADDTIEEPSDSITAGNVTRTDPAANSIEADGSIITLYTSSGVEQIAVPRVIGLFYDTAESTLRSLGLEPVVEFRQVPFGDPQVGLVIEQSPANFTEVDKGTEVVIVVGEAAPEPTTTTTTTTTTTTEPPDDE
- a CDS encoding aminodeoxychorismate/anthranilate synthase component II, with protein sequence MSNSPTILVIDNYDSFVYILVQYLGELGATPVVYRHDEIDLDGIRELDPDGILISPGPGTPDDSGVSIPVLEELSGTLPIFGVCLGMQAMGQVYGGEVIRAPEVMHGKTSFIRHHDVGVFAGLPNPLEATRYHSLIVDRASLPDCLEITAESDDGLIMGLRHRELDVEGVQFHPESVLTASGHDLLANFLARCSSTARA
- a CDS encoding 4Fe-4S dicluster domain-containing protein, whose protein sequence is MNSRLKPHHLVIALGVGIALFTAISGVVPSLTNWHDDSAVQREVFDNIPTGIKLAFYTVIPLLLVYGAYMFAMRVKNWERGRPDNRRTTLKNAPKRAKSFRSGVYMQTLLREPGAGIMHSFIYFGFLILLAVTTTLEVNHQLPEGAKFLHGDVYRGYAAVGDAAGLIFLIGIVWAIVRRYGPWNWRPYRIRVKSKPEHAVILGVFFAIAVTGFGAEMFRIAEQGRAAGELPEFEKWSFVGYPLATLVDGWDNVAGWHQAWWIAHVLSFIAFLVILPTTMLRHMFTSPLNMYLSDKDRPKGAMKPMPDLVSGDTELETFGASVIEDFTWKQLLDTDACTMCGRCTSVCPAHATGKSLDPREIVLKTGEVMARTGDPAVSPPIGVDDDITVPANWMFDRVTQEELWACTTCKACDEICPVNIEILDKILDMRRYLTLMESDFPSELGTAFRSMENSANPWGISQSERADWTTGVEGINVIDGSDPIEAEYLYWVGCAGSFDDKNKKVTQAMAKLMQRADVDFAILGPAESCTGDSARRSGNEYLFQMLASQNIETLNNMGVKKIVTQCPHCFNTLANEYPQLGGHYEVVHHSQFLEWLVDQGRLDLDGAELEERVVYHDSCYLGRHNDVYMAPRKVLGKLGGIEIVEAERNGTKGMCCGAGGARMWMEESVGEKVNDVRARELVATGATQVATACPFCYVMMDDGVKAAGKEEDEVRVADIAIHVLGAIETGEKNRVEAERAQQSELAGLVAAVKPDNAATED